Proteins from a genomic interval of Anaerobaca lacustris:
- a CDS encoding redox-sensing transcriptional repressor Rex, with protein sequence MANRSCIIRLSRYKNALNRLKTLNFVRVFSDNLADAAGVTAAQVRKDFSLFGITGNRRGGYKVDELSDQLNKILGKDQLQEVVVIGMGNIGKALFHYGGLEKSGIKVAAGFDIDPVKFDRDSSQPVLPLEGLVDFVRGHNIVLGVIAVPDYAAQQVLELMLSAGIRGVLNFAPICLKAPEGCIVNNINLESELENLIYFVNALEDGK encoded by the coding sequence ATGGCCAATAGAAGCTGCATCATCAGGCTGTCCAGGTACAAGAATGCGCTGAACCGGTTGAAGACGCTGAACTTCGTACGTGTGTTCTCCGACAATCTTGCCGATGCGGCGGGGGTGACAGCGGCGCAAGTCCGCAAGGATTTCTCGCTTTTTGGCATTACGGGGAACCGTCGCGGCGGGTATAAGGTGGATGAGTTGAGCGACCAGCTCAACAAGATCCTGGGCAAGGACCAGCTCCAGGAGGTGGTCGTCATCGGCATGGGCAATATCGGCAAGGCTCTGTTCCACTATGGGGGGCTGGAGAAGAGCGGCATCAAAGTCGCCGCCGGCTTCGACATCGATCCGGTCAAGTTCGACAGAGACTCGTCTCAGCCTGTGTTGCCTCTGGAAGGCCTGGTCGATTTCGTCCGGGGTCACAACATCGTGCTGGGCGTCATCGCGGTGCCCGACTATGCGGCCCAGCAGGTCCTGGAGTTGATGCTGTCGGCCGGGATCCGGGGCGTGCTCAACTTCGCGCCGATCTGCCTGAAGGCGCCGGAAGGATGTATCGTCAACAACATCAATCTCGAGAGCGAGTTGGAAAACCTGATCTACTTCGTCAACGCCTTGGAAGACGGGAAATGA
- a CDS encoding cache domain-containing protein, with amino-acid sequence MISFFVVVLTLSVSIALLGYYVIEHDIFRRTERKVLNDLKVARMVYTGEIDRIGQGLRLVPPDGDLEELRHRLDLHYLRYVPAAAFASLRSDLARLAAADGRARGGTRRMSPEELDLLPGDFAGKRRIQIKATPMAGPTEREVLDYVMAKEYVVPVTGEAGRVDGVLYGGRIVNRDYTFVDRIRDLVYSRELYRGKPVGTVTIFQDDVRISTNVLDENGQRAIGTRVSAQVYEKVVKEGQVWHDRAFVVTDWYKTAYEPIRDIEGEVIGILYVGTLEQPFSDTARQILLIFLAAVGAATVIAVLFSFVLAGALSKPLTQVVHASECLASGDWGCQVNANTSIKDINSMAEAFNAMAIGLKERQESLRVSNEKLAAMNKSYVDLIGFVAHELKGILASAVMNAYAVRDGYLGMVNFKQRKALDSVARNLDYLDATVKKFLNLGRVERGELEVHKTTLNLKKDVFDASMHSLAAISLRKKLDISNEIDPSLDVQADADLMQIVANNLVSNAIKYSPDAGRISVTARPINGKVEVDVYNDSTPISEEQRARLFQKFSRLDSPETKKVKGTGLGLYITKQIIERHGGSIRVEPREHGNSFVFQIERN; translated from the coding sequence TTGATCTCATTCTTCGTCGTGGTTCTGACGCTTTCGGTGTCGATCGCGCTGCTCGGATACTACGTGATCGAGCACGACATCTTCAGACGAACCGAGCGAAAGGTGCTCAACGATTTGAAGGTCGCTCGGATGGTCTATACGGGCGAGATCGACCGAATCGGCCAGGGTCTGCGGCTGGTGCCTCCTGATGGAGATCTTGAGGAACTGCGGCATCGGCTCGATCTGCACTACCTGCGGTATGTCCCGGCGGCGGCGTTCGCGAGCCTCCGCAGCGATCTGGCGCGGCTTGCGGCGGCGGATGGACGGGCCCGGGGAGGGACCCGAAGGATGTCGCCCGAGGAGCTGGACTTGCTGCCGGGTGACTTCGCGGGCAAGCGTCGCATTCAGATCAAGGCCACCCCGATGGCCGGGCCCACGGAGCGGGAGGTCCTCGATTACGTCATGGCCAAGGAATATGTGGTGCCGGTGACAGGCGAGGCGGGTCGGGTTGACGGTGTCCTCTACGGCGGGCGCATCGTCAATCGCGACTACACGTTCGTCGACCGCATCCGCGACCTGGTCTACAGCAGGGAGCTGTACCGGGGCAAACCGGTCGGCACCGTGACCATCTTCCAGGACGATGTCAGGATCTCGACGAATGTGCTCGACGAAAACGGGCAGCGGGCGATCGGAACGAGGGTTTCGGCGCAGGTTTATGAGAAGGTGGTCAAGGAAGGACAGGTCTGGCATGACAGGGCATTTGTCGTGACGGACTGGTACAAAACGGCGTACGAGCCGATCAGGGACATCGAAGGCGAGGTCATCGGCATTCTCTATGTTGGTACGCTGGAGCAGCCGTTCAGCGACACGGCCCGCCAGATCCTGCTGATCTTCCTGGCCGCCGTTGGGGCGGCGACCGTCATTGCGGTGCTGTTCTCGTTCGTCCTGGCCGGTGCGCTGTCGAAGCCCCTGACACAGGTGGTCCACGCCAGCGAGTGCCTGGCCTCGGGCGACTGGGGCTGCCAGGTGAATGCGAACACCTCGATCAAGGATATCAACAGCATGGCCGAGGCCTTCAATGCGATGGCCATCGGCTTGAAGGAACGCCAGGAGAGCCTGCGGGTTTCCAACGAGAAACTGGCGGCGATGAACAAGAGCTACGTGGACCTCATCGGGTTCGTCGCCCACGAACTGAAGGGGATCCTGGCCTCGGCGGTGATGAACGCCTACGCCGTGCGCGATGGCTATCTCGGCATGGTCAATTTCAAACAGCGCAAGGCCCTCGATTCGGTCGCACGGAACCTGGATTACCTCGATGCGACCGTCAAGAAGTTCCTGAACCTCGGGCGGGTCGAGCGAGGCGAGCTCGAAGTGCACAAGACGACGCTCAATCTGAAGAAGGACGTGTTCGACGCTTCGATGCATTCGCTGGCGGCGATTTCTCTGCGTAAGAAGCTGGATATCTCGAACGAGATCGACCCGAGTCTGGACGTTCAGGCCGACGCCGACCTGATGCAGATCGTGGCCAACAATCTCGTGAGCAACGCGATCAAATACAGTCCCGACGCCGGGCGGATCAGCGTGACGGCGCGGCCGATCAACGGCAAGGTCGAAGTCGACGTGTACAACGATTCGACGCCCATCAGCGAGGAACAAAGGGCCCGGCTGTTCCAGAAGTTCTCGCGGCTGGACAGCCCGGAAACCAAGAAAGTCAAAGGCACCGGATTGGGCCTGTACATCACCAAGCAGATTATCGAGCGGCACGGCGGCAGCATCCGGGTCGAGCCTCGAGAACACGGCAACTCGTTCGTTTTTCAGATCGAAAGGAACTGA
- the nuoF gene encoding NADH-quinone oxidoreductase subunit NuoF, with product MATTYGIIVCDGTPCINSGARTLTSALQEQLDRHGLRDRVTISLSGCLGMCDKGPILVVNPGYTIYGHVTEADIPEIIEEHLVHGRPLARLAIQEDHLYNRFFRVFGDEKFFGKQMRIALRNCGIIDPENIDDYLSLRGFEALAKALTELTPEQVVAEVEKSGLRGRGGAGFPTGLKWKFTAAQKATPKYVICNADEGDPGAFMDRSAIEGDPHTVVEGMVIGGYAVGASKGIVYIRAEYPLAIRRITKAVEDARAHGLLGENILGSDFSFDIEIRLGAGAFVCGEETALIHSIEGARGMPRPRPPYPSVQGLFGRPTLINNVETWANIPVILLDGANWFRTVGTENSKGTKVFALAGKVVNTGLIEVPMGTTLREIIYEVGGGIPDGKKFKAVQTGGPSGGCLPEGYLDTSIDYDSLARAGSIMGSGGMIVIDEDSCMVDIAKFFLEFTQNESCGKCTPCREGTKRMLEILTRITEGQGRPGDVEKLERLGDTIQKASLCGLGQSAPNPVLSTIKNFREEYEEHIHEKRCRARACTNLVTYQITEKCVGCGACRRVCPVAAITGAAKKLHVIDQDKCVKCGMCFNTCKFDAIAKV from the coding sequence GTGGCTACAACCTACGGAATCATTGTGTGTGACGGCACTCCGTGCATCAACAGCGGGGCGCGAACGCTGACCTCGGCGTTGCAGGAGCAACTGGACCGGCACGGCCTGCGCGATCGGGTGACCATCAGCCTGTCGGGCTGTCTGGGGATGTGCGACAAGGGCCCGATCCTGGTGGTCAATCCGGGCTATACGATCTACGGCCACGTGACCGAAGCGGATATCCCCGAAATCATCGAGGAGCATCTGGTGCACGGCCGACCCCTGGCGCGACTGGCGATCCAGGAGGACCATCTGTACAACCGTTTCTTTCGCGTGTTCGGGGACGAGAAGTTCTTCGGCAAGCAGATGCGCATTGCGCTTCGCAACTGCGGGATCATCGACCCGGAGAACATCGACGACTACCTTTCGCTTCGCGGCTTCGAGGCGCTGGCCAAGGCGCTCACGGAACTGACGCCGGAGCAGGTGGTGGCGGAGGTCGAGAAGTCCGGCCTGCGGGGTCGCGGCGGCGCCGGCTTTCCGACCGGATTGAAGTGGAAGTTCACCGCCGCACAGAAGGCCACGCCCAAGTACGTCATCTGCAACGCCGACGAAGGCGACCCGGGCGCCTTCATGGACCGCAGCGCCATCGAGGGCGATCCGCATACGGTCGTTGAAGGCATGGTCATCGGCGGCTATGCCGTCGGCGCCAGCAAAGGGATCGTGTATATCCGAGCCGAGTATCCCCTGGCGATCCGACGCATCACCAAAGCGGTCGAGGATGCCCGAGCCCACGGTCTGCTCGGCGAGAACATCCTGGGTTCGGACTTCTCGTTCGACATCGAGATCCGGCTCGGCGCCGGCGCCTTCGTCTGCGGCGAAGAAACCGCGTTGATTCACTCGATCGAAGGGGCGCGCGGCATGCCTCGTCCCCGCCCGCCATATCCGTCGGTCCAGGGCCTTTTCGGCCGGCCGACGCTTATCAACAACGTCGAGACGTGGGCCAATATCCCCGTCATTCTCCTCGACGGCGCCAACTGGTTCCGTACGGTTGGGACCGAGAACAGCAAGGGGACGAAAGTCTTCGCGCTGGCGGGCAAGGTTGTCAATACGGGCCTGATCGAGGTGCCGATGGGCACGACGCTGCGCGAGATCATCTACGAGGTGGGAGGGGGCATCCCTGACGGCAAGAAGTTCAAGGCCGTTCAGACGGGCGGTCCGTCCGGCGGCTGTTTGCCCGAGGGGTATCTCGACACGTCCATCGACTACGATTCGCTGGCGCGGGCCGGCTCGATCATGGGCTCCGGCGGCATGATCGTCATCGACGAAGACTCGTGCATGGTCGATATCGCGAAGTTCTTTCTCGAGTTCACGCAGAACGAATCGTGCGGCAAGTGCACGCCGTGCCGCGAAGGCACCAAACGAATGCTCGAGATCCTCACGCGGATCACCGAGGGCCAGGGCCGCCCCGGCGACGTCGAGAAGCTCGAACGGTTGGGAGACACCATCCAGAAGGCGTCGCTCTGCGGGCTGGGCCAGTCGGCGCCGAATCCGGTCCTGAGTACGATCAAGAACTTCCGCGAGGAATACGAAGAGCACATCCACGAGAAGCGATGCCGCGCCAGGGCCTGCACGAACCTCGTGACCTATCAGATCACCGAGAAGTGCGTCGGCTGCGGCGCCTGCCGAAGGGTGTGCCCGGTGGCAGCCATCACCGGCGCGGCGAAGAAGCTGCACGTCATCGATCAGGACAAATGCGTCAAGTGCGGGATGTGCTTCAACACCTGCAAGTTTGACGCCATTGCGAAGGTTTGA
- a CDS encoding (2Fe-2S) ferredoxin domain-containing protein, whose translation MPTPLDLIKKKRAEAVSRIIGKGYLSTKRVYIGMATCEIAAGSKDVMEVFQKAISLGLTDVYLSQKGCAGRCNLEPTVEVIESGKSPVKYGKVDKDRAIQIIERHLKNGQVIQEWVID comes from the coding sequence ATGCCGACTCCATTGGACCTCATCAAGAAGAAACGGGCCGAAGCGGTCAGTCGGATCATCGGCAAGGGGTATCTCTCGACCAAGCGCGTCTACATCGGGATGGCCACGTGCGAGATCGCGGCCGGATCCAAGGACGTCATGGAGGTCTTCCAGAAGGCGATCAGTCTCGGATTGACGGACGTTTACCTCAGCCAGAAGGGCTGCGCCGGGCGATGCAACCTCGAACCAACCGTCGAGGTGATCGAATCGGGCAAGAGTCCCGTCAAGTACGGCAAGGTGGACAAGGACAGGGCGATCCAGATCATCGAACGACACCTCAAGAACGGCCAGGTCATTCAAGAGTGGGTCATTGACTAA
- a CDS encoding DNA integrity scanning protein DisA nucleotide-binding domain protein, translating into MTDEAKTRDNSSLPDKGAIEAGKVITAGLLKHVPAIVESCGATALFVYVDALDDPRLDLDLPVKAKVFYVSKERTDEAASECLHCLRVPDVPLTRIGRVKIAIFLALSRGLVKHKDRIVFLSGLAASKTLDTVIVTEVGREYEFFSSGMDLTDAPPKVLPEVIERVIDIASELGSEGREGKGVGAMFVVGDTDCVIPLTRQLVLNPFKGYLPSERNILDYSLEETVKELATLDGAFIVRGDGVIETCGAYVRTASQEEFELPRGLGSRHHAAAAITAVTGSLAVTVSESTGSVTIFRAGRIITEIEKPRSTGQKRMLSLIRHRKAKKTSTDS; encoded by the coding sequence ATGACGGACGAGGCCAAGACACGTGACAATTCGAGTTTGCCGGACAAGGGAGCCATTGAAGCCGGAAAGGTCATCACCGCCGGTCTGCTCAAACACGTCCCCGCGATCGTTGAATCGTGCGGAGCGACCGCCTTGTTCGTTTATGTCGATGCTCTGGATGATCCGCGACTTGACCTGGATCTTCCCGTGAAGGCCAAGGTTTTCTATGTGAGCAAGGAGCGAACCGACGAGGCCGCCTCAGAGTGCTTGCACTGCCTGCGTGTGCCCGACGTGCCACTGACCCGCATCGGGCGGGTGAAGATCGCCATCTTCCTGGCCCTTTCCAGGGGGTTGGTCAAGCACAAGGATCGCATCGTGTTTCTTTCGGGACTTGCGGCGAGCAAGACGCTCGATACGGTCATCGTCACGGAGGTGGGACGGGAGTATGAGTTCTTCTCCTCGGGCATGGATCTCACGGACGCCCCCCCAAAAGTGTTGCCCGAGGTCATCGAACGGGTGATCGATATCGCTTCGGAATTGGGCAGCGAGGGGCGAGAGGGCAAGGGGGTCGGCGCCATGTTTGTCGTCGGGGATACCGACTGTGTGATCCCCTTGACGCGTCAGCTCGTGCTCAACCCCTTCAAGGGCTATCTTCCGAGCGAGCGGAACATTCTTGACTATTCGCTGGAGGAGACCGTCAAGGAACTGGCTACCCTGGACGGGGCGTTCATCGTGCGGGGCGACGGAGTGATCGAGACCTGCGGCGCCTACGTCCGGACGGCCAGCCAGGAGGAGTTCGAACTGCCGCGCGGGTTGGGTTCGCGCCATCACGCCGCGGCGGCCATCACGGCCGTGACGGGCTCCCTGGCCGTAACGGTCAGCGAATCGACAGGGTCCGTCACCATCTTTCGGGCCGGACGGATCATCACCGAGATCGAGAAACCTCGGAGCACGGGCCAGAAACGCATGCTCTCCCTCATTCGCCATCGCAAGGCGAAGAAGACCTCCACGGATTCGTAG
- a CDS encoding ABC transporter ATP-binding protein, producing MVASTQTNGTPLIELQGVTKVYGEGQAAMRALAGIDLRIEQGDFVAIMGHSGSGKSTCLNILGCLDSPTGGSYRFQGVEVSQLTRDQRAKLRRYYLGFVFQGYNLLKRTTAIENVELPLIYRGVPARERHQIARRTLAAVGLEGWESHSPSELSGGQQQRVAIARAIIADPSVLMADEPTGNLDTARSEEIMDLLCRLNREAGITIVMVTHEADMAEYARRIVHFKDGRIESDKQNGRTN from the coding sequence ATGGTCGCCTCTACTCAAACGAATGGCACGCCCCTGATCGAGCTCCAGGGCGTCACCAAGGTCTATGGCGAGGGCCAGGCGGCCATGCGGGCCCTGGCCGGGATCGATCTGCGAATCGAGCAAGGCGACTTCGTAGCGATCATGGGTCACAGCGGCTCGGGCAAGTCCACCTGCCTGAATATCCTCGGATGTCTGGATTCGCCCACCGGCGGGTCCTATCGCTTCCAGGGCGTCGAGGTCTCGCAACTGACCCGCGACCAGCGGGCGAAGCTGCGCCGCTACTACCTGGGGTTCGTTTTCCAGGGCTACAACCTCCTGAAGCGCACCACGGCGATCGAGAATGTCGAACTGCCGTTGATCTATCGCGGCGTGCCGGCGCGAGAACGCCATCAGATCGCGCGTCGGACCCTGGCGGCGGTCGGGCTGGAAGGCTGGGAATCGCACAGCCCCAGCGAGCTGTCCGGCGGCCAGCAGCAGCGCGTGGCCATTGCCCGCGCGATCATTGCCGATCCATCGGTCCTCATGGCCGACGAGCCCACGGGCAACCTGGACACCGCCCGCAGCGAGGAAATCATGGACCTTCTGTGTCGGCTGAATCGCGAGGCCGGCATCACCATCGTCATGGTCACGCACGAAGCGGACATGGCCGAGTACGCCAGGCGAATCGTTCACTTCAAGGACGGCCGGATCGAGTCGGACAAGCAGAATGGGAGGACGAACTGA
- a CDS encoding ABC transporter permease, translated as MLWNTLLLALREIRRNVMRSFLTVLGIVIGVASVITMVTLGNGATQHVTTQIASMGSNLLMVTPGRRMGPGQQGMAPAFKGEDAQAIAREIGSVSAVAPVSTGAATAIFGNENWSTSVTGTTSEFIALRNMALDSGRNFTTSEAHAGAAVCIVGQTVREKLFGSQDPVGQRIRLGSLSFQVIGLLAAKGQSMGQDQDDLVIVPLRTFQRRISGNQDVRLIQVSVRDGASTEKAQQDIRLLLRDRRRLAAGEEDNFQVMDTKEISTMLTGATQVLTGLLGAVAAVSLVVGGIGIMNIMLVSVTERTREIGTRLAIGAMEREVLLQFLVEAVALSSLGGLFGILLGLGASFGLKSVLQVPFVFDPGIAIIAFLFSAAVGVVFGYFPALKAARLDPIDALRHE; from the coding sequence ATGCTCTGGAATACGCTGCTGCTGGCCCTGCGAGAGATCCGACGCAACGTCATGCGGTCCTTCCTGACGGTGCTGGGCATCGTCATCGGCGTGGCTTCCGTGATCACCATGGTGACCTTGGGCAACGGCGCCACCCAACACGTGACCACCCAGATCGCCAGTATGGGCAGCAACCTCCTGATGGTCACGCCGGGCCGACGCATGGGCCCGGGCCAACAGGGCATGGCGCCCGCCTTCAAGGGCGAGGATGCCCAGGCCATCGCCCGCGAGATCGGGTCGGTCTCGGCGGTAGCACCCGTATCCACGGGAGCGGCCACCGCCATCTTCGGCAACGAGAACTGGTCCACCTCGGTCACGGGGACCACCAGTGAGTTCATCGCTCTGCGCAACATGGCTCTCGATAGTGGACGCAACTTCACCACCAGCGAAGCGCATGCGGGCGCCGCCGTCTGCATCGTGGGCCAGACCGTCCGAGAGAAGCTCTTCGGCAGTCAGGATCCCGTCGGCCAGCGGATCCGCCTGGGCTCCCTGTCGTTTCAGGTCATCGGTCTTCTGGCGGCCAAGGGCCAGAGCATGGGCCAGGACCAGGACGACCTCGTCATCGTGCCCTTGCGCACCTTCCAGCGGCGGATCTCGGGCAACCAGGACGTCCGCCTGATCCAGGTCTCCGTCCGCGACGGCGCCTCGACGGAGAAGGCACAACAGGACATTCGACTGCTTCTGCGGGACCGTCGCCGACTGGCCGCAGGCGAGGAAGACAACTTCCAGGTGATGGACACCAAGGAAATCAGCACGATGCTCACCGGGGCAACACAGGTGCTCACCGGCCTGCTCGGCGCCGTCGCCGCCGTCAGTCTGGTGGTCGGCGGGATCGGCATTATGAACATCATGCTCGTCTCCGTCACCGAGCGGACGCGCGAGATCGGCACCCGGTTGGCCATCGGCGCGATGGAGCGCGAGGTGCTCTTGCAGTTCCTGGTCGAGGCGGTGGCGCTGTCGTCGCTGGGCGGACTGTTCGGAATCCTGCTGGGCCTGGGTGCGTCGTTCGGCCTCAAGAGCGTCCTGCAGGTCCCCTTCGTTTTCGATCCGGGCATCGCGATCATCGCCTTTTTGTTCTCGGCGGCGGTGGGTGTGGTCTTCGGCTACTTCCCCGCCCTCAAGGCCGCCCGTCTCGATCCCATCGACGCCCTGCGCCACGAATGA
- a CDS encoding efflux RND transporter periplasmic adaptor subunit, whose translation MSAKSHAPSDIAKTLGVDHTAKRGRHLKRWVIIILLAVAALAFLAMRKGSGQTMQYETQQARRGDLVVLVTATGTLEPTNQVEVGSEISGIAKSVEADYNDEVKVGHVLARLDTSKLDAQETQHKAALEAAKARVLQAQATLRETTNKLAQLQRVRELSDGKVPSQTELDAAEAAFERAKADDANVKAAVAQAQATLEATQTDIAKAVIRSPINGVVLTRSIEPGQTVAAAFQAPVLFTLAEDLTQMELRVNVDEADIGQVKEGQDAEFTVAAYLDRIFQARIVQTRFGPKTVDGVVTYETVLKVDNADLSLRPGMTATANITVQQVADALLIPNSALRFSPPVQEQTRRRGLAMLLPGPPRQASSGEIVDTSKRQQTVWVLQDGRPVAVPVTIGASDGIMTQIVSGEIQPDTPLIVDTMSAGR comes from the coding sequence ATGAGTGCGAAATCGCATGCACCATCGGACATTGCCAAGACCCTCGGCGTAGACCACACCGCCAAGCGCGGCCGACACCTGAAGCGCTGGGTCATTATCATCCTGTTGGCCGTAGCGGCGCTGGCGTTCCTGGCCATGCGAAAAGGCTCCGGCCAGACGATGCAGTACGAGACACAGCAGGCCCGCCGAGGCGATCTGGTCGTCCTCGTGACTGCCACCGGGACGCTGGAGCCGACCAACCAGGTTGAGGTGGGCAGCGAGATCTCCGGCATCGCCAAGAGCGTCGAGGCCGACTACAACGACGAGGTCAAGGTCGGCCATGTGCTGGCCCGGCTCGACACGTCCAAGCTCGATGCGCAGGAGACGCAGCACAAGGCCGCCCTGGAAGCCGCCAAGGCCAGGGTCCTGCAGGCCCAGGCGACGCTTCGCGAGACCACCAACAAACTCGCCCAGCTTCAGCGCGTGCGGGAGCTGAGCGATGGCAAGGTGCCCTCGCAGACCGAACTCGATGCGGCCGAAGCGGCGTTCGAACGGGCCAAGGCCGACGACGCCAATGTCAAGGCGGCGGTCGCCCAGGCCCAGGCCACCCTCGAAGCGACGCAGACGGACATCGCCAAGGCGGTCATCCGCTCGCCGATCAACGGGGTCGTGCTGACCCGCAGCATCGAGCCGGGCCAGACCGTGGCGGCCGCGTTCCAGGCCCCGGTCCTGTTCACGCTGGCCGAAGACCTGACGCAGATGGAGCTGCGCGTCAACGTCGACGAGGCGGACATCGGGCAGGTGAAGGAAGGCCAGGACGCCGAGTTCACCGTGGCCGCCTACCTCGACCGGATCTTCCAGGCCCGGATCGTGCAGACCCGCTTCGGGCCCAAGACCGTGGACGGCGTGGTCACCTACGAGACCGTGCTGAAAGTGGACAACGCGGACCTGTCGCTGCGTCCCGGCATGACCGCGACCGCGAACATCACGGTCCAGCAGGTGGCCGACGCGCTGCTGATCCCCAACTCCGCGCTGCGTTTCTCGCCACCGGTCCAGGAGCAGACACGGCGTCGCGGTCTGGCTATGCTGCTGCCCGGTCCCCCTCGGCAGGCTTCGTCGGGGGAGATCGTGGATACGAGCAAACGGCAGCAGACCGTGTGGGTCTTGCAGGACGGCCGGCCCGTGGCGGTGCCCGTGACCATCGGGGCCTCGGACGGGATCATGACGCAAATCGTCTCGGGCGAAATCCAGCCGGATACACCTCTGATCGTCGATACAATGAGCGCAGGGAGATAA
- a CDS encoding NADH-dependent [FeFe] hydrogenase, group A6, with protein sequence MDNSKITITINNQPYKVDPGQTVMQAADQCGYRIPRLCYHPKLSIEGACRVCIVQIEGVRNYVASCAYPVADGMKVHTNTKELRRARRDIVELLLDNHPMDCHTCDRDSNCELQRLAYSMGIRQRHFEGERKHYEIDLSSTSVVRNPDKCILCGRCVRMCSEIQGVHCLTQAHRGFNTVVMPAYNLPFAETVCTTCGQCINVCPTASFVEKNYTQDLFEKLNDPDLITVAQVAPSVRAAIGEGFGLPPGRNMEGQIAATLRHMGFNYVFDTQFSADLTIMEEASEFLERVQSKGPLPLITSCSSAWMKYLEQFYPDLIENISTAKSPMSMASAMIKTYFAEKIKVDPQKILSVAFMCCTAKKYEAARPELDVRGMRATDIVITTRELAWMAKSAGIDFVNIKPEKFDEPLGLSSGAGAIFGVTGGVMEAAIRTAYELCTGETLIDIELNDIRGFKGIKEAKVVLDGQELRIAVAHGLGNAHEVLEMVRKDRSRFHFVEVMGCPGGCIGGGGQPYATANSIPLDEECLRLRAQALYGLDREKTIRRSHENPDVQRLYREFLGRPLSEKSHELLHTHYKAHLPKGIVSPNLKVV encoded by the coding sequence ATGGACAACAGCAAGATCACCATCACGATCAACAATCAGCCGTACAAGGTCGATCCGGGGCAGACGGTGATGCAGGCGGCCGATCAGTGCGGATACCGCATCCCCCGCTTGTGCTATCATCCCAAGCTGTCGATCGAAGGGGCGTGTCGCGTTTGCATCGTCCAGATCGAGGGCGTCCGGAACTATGTGGCGTCCTGCGCCTATCCTGTGGCGGACGGCATGAAGGTCCACACCAACACCAAGGAACTGCGCCGGGCCCGACGGGACATCGTCGAGCTGCTGCTCGACAACCATCCGATGGACTGCCACACCTGCGACCGGGACAGCAACTGCGAATTGCAGCGACTGGCCTACTCGATGGGCATTCGCCAGCGGCATTTTGAAGGGGAGCGCAAACACTACGAGATCGACCTGTCCTCGACCAGTGTCGTTCGCAACCCGGACAAATGCATCCTTTGCGGGCGCTGCGTCCGCATGTGCTCGGAAATCCAAGGCGTCCACTGCCTGACGCAGGCCCATCGGGGGTTCAATACGGTCGTCATGCCGGCCTACAATCTGCCGTTTGCCGAGACCGTGTGCACAACCTGCGGCCAGTGCATCAACGTCTGCCCGACGGCCTCGTTTGTGGAGAAGAACTACACCCAGGACCTGTTCGAGAAGCTCAACGATCCGGACCTGATCACGGTTGCACAGGTTGCGCCGTCGGTTCGCGCCGCCATCGGCGAAGGTTTCGGCCTGCCGCCCGGACGCAACATGGAGGGCCAGATCGCCGCAACGCTGCGGCACATGGGCTTCAACTACGTTTTCGACACGCAATTCTCGGCCGATCTGACCATCATGGAGGAAGCCAGCGAATTCCTCGAACGCGTTCAGTCCAAGGGCCCGCTGCCCCTGATCACCTCGTGCTCCAGCGCCTGGATGAAGTACTTGGAGCAGTTCTATCCCGACCTGATCGAGAACATCTCGACGGCCAAGTCGCCGATGTCGATGGCCTCGGCGATGATCAAGACGTACTTTGCCGAGAAGATCAAGGTCGATCCGCAGAAGATCCTCAGCGTGGCGTTCATGTGCTGCACGGCCAAGAAGTACGAGGCGGCCCGGCCGGAGCTGGACGTGCGCGGGATGCGGGCGACCGACATCGTCATCACCACGCGCGAGCTGGCCTGGATGGCCAAATCGGCCGGCATCGACTTCGTCAACATCAAGCCGGAGAAGTTCGACGAGCCGCTGGGACTCTCCTCCGGCGCCGGCGCCATCTTCGGCGTCACCGGCGGCGTGATGGAGGCCGCGATTCGTACGGCCTACGAACTCTGTACCGGCGAAACGCTGATCGACATCGAGTTGAACGATATTCGCGGCTTCAAAGGCATCAAGGAGGCCAAGGTCGTCCTCGACGGCCAGGAACTGCGCATCGCCGTCGCGCATGGGCTGGGCAACGCCCACGAGGTGCTCGAGATGGTTCGCAAGGACCGCAGCCGGTTCCACTTCGTCGAGGTGATGGGATGCCCCGGCGGGTGCATCGGCGGCGGCGGCCAGCCCTATGCGACCGCCAACTCGATTCCGTTGGATGAGGAATGCCTCAGACTGCGCGCCCAAGCACTCTACGGCCTGGATCGCGAGAAGACGATTCGTCGCAGCCATGAGAACCCGGACGTGCAGCGGCTGTACCGGGAATTCCTGGGGCGGCCGCTCAGCGAGAAGTCGCACGAGTTGCTCCACACGCATTACAAGGCGCACCTGCCGAAGGGGATCGTCTCGCCCAATCTCAAGGTGGTCTAA